The Bacteroides acidifaciens genome includes a region encoding these proteins:
- a CDS encoding GlsB/YeaQ/YmgE family stress response membrane protein: MSVIWYIIIGIVAGFLAGKIMRGGGFGLLINLIVGIIGGLLGGWVFGLLGIAAGGILGSLITSVVGAVLLLWILSLFRKHPRSEEL; the protein is encoded by the coding sequence ATGAGTGTAATTTGGTACATTATCATTGGAATTGTTGCCGGTTTTTTGGCCGGTAAGATTATGAGAGGAGGAGGCTTCGGCCTTTTGATTAATCTGATTGTAGGTATTATCGGTGGTCTTTTGGGCGGCTGGGTATTCGGTTTACTAGGTATCGCTGCCGGCGGTATTCTGGGTAGTCTTATAACTTCGGTTGTGGGTGCTGTGTTGCTATTATGGATTTTATCCTTGTTTAGAAAACACCCCAGAAGCGAAGAACTCTGA
- a CDS encoding YtxH domain-containing protein, with amino-acid sequence MESGKSNFLIGLGVGSVIGALVYRFWHSPKGKCVKEKVNHAFQKVTGDSVNLIDTVNDKVLDAGTKVADKVADGTFYVAEKADDVRDKVHAMADKAKK; translated from the coding sequence ATGGAAAGTGGAAAATCTAATTTTCTTATCGGACTGGGAGTCGGTTCGGTAATTGGTGCGCTGGTCTATCGTTTCTGGCATTCACCTAAAGGGAAGTGTGTGAAAGAAAAAGTAAATCATGCATTTCAGAAAGTAACCGGAGACAGTGTTAATTTGATTGATACGGTAAATGACAAGGTATTGGATGCCGGAACAAAAGTGGCTGACAAGGTAGCTGACGGAACCTTTTATGTTGCCGAAAAAGCGGATGATGTAAGAGATAAAGTCCATGCTATGGCAGATAAGGCTAAGAAATAG
- a CDS encoding YihY/virulence factor BrkB family protein, translated as MKILTQNKKKLSVSIKIIKDTFQGFIDDNVMRLSASLAYATLFSIIPLLSLLVTIGVLLNVDFTNQLYAQLEPVVGSKVIDALQAIMENAETTDSFSFATIISIGVTIFGATTVFAEIQSSLNTIWGIKAVPKKSWLKYIINRLLSFSVILAFAFILLITFTITNLITDISNKFITNNPDVAESLVKTIGMIINIGVTTVIFTLIFKILPDAQIKSKDVFIGALVTTVLLLIGQWGISFYIGFANIETVYGAAAFMAIFITWIYYSAIIIYTGAEFTKAWANELGGKIFPDEYAVATKVIEIHEENKPVN; from the coding sequence ATGAAAATCTTAACCCAAAACAAGAAAAAGTTGTCTGTATCCATTAAAATAATAAAAGACACTTTTCAAGGATTTATTGATGACAATGTCATGAGATTGAGTGCGTCACTGGCTTACGCAACCCTGTTCTCAATCATCCCCCTGCTCTCACTCCTTGTCACTATCGGAGTATTACTCAATGTAGATTTCACCAATCAGTTATACGCCCAACTGGAACCTGTTGTCGGCTCTAAAGTGATTGATGCGCTTCAAGCAATTATGGAAAATGCAGAGACAACCGATTCATTTTCATTTGCCACAATAATCAGCATAGGTGTCACCATTTTCGGGGCTACGACTGTTTTCGCAGAAATACAAAGTTCTCTAAATACCATTTGGGGAATAAAAGCTGTCCCCAAGAAGAGTTGGCTTAAATATATCATAAACAGATTGCTATCTTTCTCGGTCATCCTTGCTTTCGCTTTTATCTTGCTCATCACTTTTACCATTACCAATCTCATCACAGATATAAGCAACAAATTCATTACCAACAATCCGGATGTAGCAGAATCTTTGGTGAAAACGATAGGAATGATTATTAATATAGGTGTAACCACAGTTATATTCACTCTCATATTCAAGATATTGCCGGATGCGCAAATCAAAAGCAAAGATGTATTTATAGGAGCACTTGTCACCACCGTGTTATTATTAATCGGACAATGGGGAATATCCTTTTATATCGGATTTGCAAATATAGAAACCGTATATGGAGCGGCGGCGTTTATGGCTATTTTCATCACATGGATTTATTATTCAGCCATTATCATATATACAGGAGCGGAGTTTACGAAAGCATGGGCGAACGAGTTAGGCGGAAAGATCTTTCCGGACGAATATGCCGTGGCAACCAAAGTCATTGAAATACATGAAGAAAACAAACCAGTCAATTAA
- a CDS encoding OmpA family protein — MIMKKSIILLAFVLGAFTANAQSVVEGTKFTDNWSVGVNAGAITPLTHSAFFKSMRPAFGVGFSKQLTPIFGLGFQGMGYINTTQSKTAFDASDVSLLGKVNLMNLFASYQGQPRVFEIEAVAGMGWLHYYVNGDGDENSWSTRFGLNFNFNLGESKAWTLGIKPAIVYDMQGDYNDAKSRFNANNAAFELTAGLTYHFMTSNGTHHFAKVKVYNQAEIDGLNSSINALRSEVNNKDGELNTANQEINGLQKDLEECRTKVVPVETVVKTARVPESIITFRQGRSSVDASQLPNVERVASYMKKYPDSKVIIKGYASPEGSVEVNARIAAARAEAVKTILVNRYKISASRITAEGQGVGDMFTEPDWNRVSICTIED, encoded by the coding sequence ATGATTATGAAGAAATCTATTATTTTATTAGCTTTTGTATTGGGCGCATTTACTGCAAATGCCCAATCAGTAGTAGAAGGTACAAAGTTTACAGACAACTGGTCTGTTGGGGTAAATGCAGGAGCAATCACTCCTCTCACTCACAGCGCTTTCTTTAAGAGTATGCGTCCCGCTTTCGGAGTTGGATTCTCAAAACAATTGACTCCTATCTTCGGTTTGGGATTCCAGGGAATGGGATATATCAATACCACCCAGAGTAAAACGGCTTTCGATGCTTCGGATGTCAGTTTATTGGGTAAGGTCAATTTGATGAACCTGTTCGCAAGTTATCAAGGTCAGCCTCGTGTGTTTGAGATAGAAGCTGTGGCCGGAATGGGATGGTTACATTATTATGTAAATGGTGACGGTGATGAAAATTCATGGTCTACCCGCTTCGGATTGAATTTCAATTTCAATCTCGGTGAATCAAAAGCATGGACATTGGGAATCAAACCTGCTATCGTATATGATATGCAAGGTGATTATAACGACGCGAAGAGCCGTTTCAATGCCAATAATGCAGCTTTCGAGTTGACAGCCGGATTGACTTACCACTTCATGACAAGTAACGGAACTCATCATTTTGCTAAAGTGAAAGTCTACAATCAGGCGGAAATTGACGGTCTGAACTCTTCAATCAATGCTCTTCGTTCTGAAGTGAACAATAAGGACGGTGAATTGAATACTGCCAACCAGGAAATCAACGGATTGCAGAAAGACTTGGAAGAATGTCGTACAAAGGTGGTTCCTGTTGAAACAGTAGTCAAGACTGCCCGCGTCCCGGAATCTATTATCACTTTCAGACAAGGTCGTTCATCGGTAGATGCATCACAGTTGCCGAATGTCGAACGTGTGGCTTCTTACATGAAGAAATATCCTGATTCAAAAGTGATTATCAAAGGATATGCTTCTCCGGAAGGTAGTGTGGAAGTCAACGCCAGAATCGCCGCTGCACGTGCGGAAGCTGTCAAGACCATCCTGGTCAATAGATACAAGATTAGCGCTTCCCGTATCACTGCCGAAGGTCAGGGGGTAGGTGACATGTTTACCGAACCGGATTGGAACCGTGTAAGTATATGTACAATTGAAGATTAA
- a CDS encoding STM4015 family protein, with amino-acid sequence MKRVFVFQDFKSQKFWSIDVAGTDVTVNYGKLGTDGQTQVKNYSTAEEAEKAANKLIAEKTKKGYVETAEETAREMKVEAKKYALSYDEYENNVQLLDKILKDKHLPEYKQITIGCWDYECEDCSALLQGMLENKDKFALIEGLFWGDIDQEEQEISWIEQADLSPLLDAMPKLKDLKIKGTNNLRLGQTSRPELRSLEIISGGLPTEVVEDILASDFPNLEKLVLYVGVEDYGFEGDIEMFRPLFSKVRFPKLTYLGIVNSEEQDEIVKMFLESDILPQLETMDISAGVLKDEGAQLLLDNMDKIAHLKFINMRYNYLSKGMKKKLQELPMKIDVAESEEADEYDGEMWYYPMITE; translated from the coding sequence ATGAAGAGAGTATTCGTATTTCAAGACTTTAAGTCACAGAAATTCTGGAGTATAGATGTAGCCGGAACCGACGTTACTGTTAATTATGGCAAGCTGGGGACAGACGGACAGACACAAGTAAAGAACTACTCGACTGCTGAAGAAGCCGAAAAAGCTGCCAATAAACTTATTGCGGAGAAAACAAAGAAAGGTTATGTGGAAACAGCAGAAGAAACAGCACGTGAGATGAAAGTCGAAGCCAAGAAATATGCTTTGAGTTATGATGAATACGAAAACAATGTCCAACTACTGGATAAGATTCTGAAAGACAAACATCTGCCCGAATATAAACAAATCACTATCGGTTGTTGGGATTATGAATGTGAAGATTGCTCCGCCTTACTACAAGGAATGCTCGAAAATAAAGATAAGTTTGCACTAATCGAAGGCTTGTTTTGGGGGGATATCGACCAGGAAGAACAGGAAATTTCCTGGATTGAACAGGCAGACCTCAGCCCGTTGCTCGACGCTATGCCTAAATTGAAAGACTTGAAGATAAAAGGAACGAATAACTTGCGTTTGGGACAAACCTCACGTCCTGAATTGCGCTCACTGGAGATTATCAGTGGCGGTCTTCCTACGGAAGTCGTAGAGGATATTCTGGCATCCGATTTCCCGAATCTGGAAAAACTGGTTCTGTATGTCGGTGTGGAAGATTATGGCTTTGAAGGTGATATTGAGATGTTCCGACCGCTTTTTTCCAAAGTCCGTTTCCCGAAACTGACTTATCTTGGCATTGTGAACTCGGAAGAACAGGATGAGATTGTAAAAATGTTCCTGGAATCGGATATTCTCCCTCAATTGGAGACAATGGATATTTCGGCAGGCGTCCTTAAAGACGAAGGTGCCCAACTTTTGCTGGACAATATGGACAAGATTGCTCATTTGAAGTTCATCAATATGCGCTACAATTATTTGAGCAAGGGTATGAAGAAGAAGTTGCAGGAACTTCCGATGAAGATTGATGTTGCAGAATCGGAAGAAGCTGATGAGTATGACGGTGAAATGTGGTATTACCCGATGATTACGGAGTAG
- a CDS encoding STM4014 family protein, translating into MQVIVVSNSPSKRTEYFVEAGRNLQAEVCFLTYEELFNCLPSLRQAVVKLEPWVSSETDFLRYALLSEEYKETLQRLDKIILPGDVYFLNPPHALLQALDKKETKQILSANDLSVTPMLDTPRSFEELVQALSDYGRGCFLKPRYGSGAGGIMAIRYQPRQKKWVVYTTLQKVDGIIHNTKRIHRLTKEQDILPLAEAVMHTGAILEEWIPKEQLQGENYDLRVVCGEEEIDYVVVRCSKGSITNLHLNNNARLWSELSLSEDVRQRIYLLCRKAVRTLGLQYAGVDVLIERGTDTPYIIEVNGQGDHIYQDMYAHNSIYTRQIRTIKKKYDHADR; encoded by the coding sequence ATGCAGGTAATCGTTGTCAGCAACTCTCCGTCCAAACGTACCGAATACTTTGTCGAAGCCGGCAGGAACTTGCAGGCGGAAGTCTGTTTTTTAACTTACGAAGAATTGTTCAACTGCCTGCCGTCATTGCGGCAGGCAGTTGTCAAACTGGAACCGTGGGTTAGTAGTGAAACGGATTTTCTGAGATATGCCCTGTTGAGTGAAGAATATAAAGAGACATTGCAACGGCTGGACAAGATAATACTGCCTGGTGATGTGTATTTCTTGAATCCGCCTCATGCATTATTGCAGGCACTTGATAAAAAGGAAACCAAACAGATTTTATCAGCTAATGACCTGAGTGTAACTCCGATGCTGGATACTCCACGTTCTTTTGAAGAACTGGTGCAAGCTCTTTCCGATTACGGCAGAGGGTGTTTTCTGAAACCCCGTTATGGCTCGGGAGCAGGCGGCATTATGGCAATCCGCTATCAGCCGCGTCAGAAGAAGTGGGTGGTTTATACTACCTTGCAGAAAGTAGACGGAATCATTCATAATACAAAACGTATTCATCGTCTGACTAAGGAGCAAGATATTCTTCCATTGGCGGAAGCGGTCATGCATACCGGGGCTATTTTGGAAGAATGGATACCTAAAGAGCAGTTGCAGGGAGAAAATTATGACCTTCGGGTAGTATGTGGAGAGGAAGAGATTGACTATGTGGTAGTCAGATGCAGCAAGGGGAGTATTACCAATCTGCACTTGAATAACAACGCACGCCTGTGGAGCGAACTTTCCTTGTCGGAAGATGTCCGCCAACGGATATACCTTTTATGCAGGAAAGCCGTCCGTACACTGGGTTTGCAATATGCCGGAGTAGATGTACTGATAGAAAGAGGAACGGATACTCCTTATATTATTGAAGTCAACGGACAAGGCGACCACATTTACCAGGATATGTACGCTCACAATTCTATTTATACCCGACAGATAAGAACAATAAAAAAGAAATATGACCATGCAGATAGATGA
- a CDS encoding STM4013/SEN3800 family hydrolase, whose amino-acid sequence MQIDELPAGEQNQYPDMDMNRVVGTHDILMLCFDTLRYDVSKAEEAAGGTPVLNSYGGLWEKRHAPGNFTYPSHFAIFAGFLPSPAEPHSLRSRKWLFFPVQAGTGRIPPKGSYPFTEATFVQSLANTGYETICIGGVNFFSKRNELGRVFPGYFTKSYWLPTFGCTAPDSTEKQIDFALKKLENYPADKRIFMYINFSAIHYPNCHYVKGKMKDDKESHAAALRYIDSQLPRLFEAFQKRADTLVIALSDHGTCYGEDGYEYHCISHETVYTVPYKHFIMTKQ is encoded by the coding sequence ATGCAGATAGATGAACTGCCCGCCGGAGAACAAAACCAGTATCCCGATATGGATATGAACCGGGTGGTAGGGACACATGATATACTTATGCTTTGCTTCGATACGTTGCGCTACGATGTGAGTAAAGCGGAAGAAGCCGCCGGAGGGACACCGGTTCTGAACAGCTACGGCGGTTTGTGGGAGAAAAGGCATGCGCCGGGAAATTTTACTTATCCCTCTCATTTTGCTATTTTTGCAGGCTTTCTTCCTTCACCGGCAGAGCCTCATTCCTTACGTAGCCGTAAATGGCTGTTTTTCCCCGTGCAAGCAGGGACGGGGCGTATCCCGCCCAAAGGCAGTTATCCCTTTACGGAAGCTACTTTTGTGCAGAGCCTTGCCAATACGGGATATGAGACAATCTGCATAGGCGGTGTGAATTTCTTCAGCAAACGTAATGAACTGGGACGTGTGTTTCCCGGTTATTTTACGAAAAGCTACTGGCTGCCGACCTTTGGCTGTACGGCTCCCGACAGTACGGAGAAGCAGATTGATTTCGCTTTGAAGAAACTGGAGAATTACCCTGCGGACAAACGTATATTCATGTATATTAACTTTTCTGCTATCCATTACCCGAACTGTCACTACGTGAAAGGCAAAATGAAAGACGATAAGGAATCGCACGCGGCGGCATTGAGGTATATCGACAGTCAGTTGCCCCGTTTGTTTGAAGCTTTTCAGAAGCGTGCCGACACACTGGTGATTGCCCTTTCCGACCATGGCACCTGCTATGGTGAAGACGGCTATGAATATCACTGCATATCCCACGAAACAGTCTACACGGTTCCTTATAAACACTTTATCATGACGAAACAATGA
- a CDS encoding STM4012 family radical SAM protein, whose translation MNQPLSRYVDYMYSYPHKTAYRPFSAPVSLLPYLEQLEGRKASLYFHIPFCSHKCGYCNLFSLQTNRTEYITTYLDALHRQAQQLSPLIAGLTFDSFAIGGGTPLLLTVPQLEQLMATAVLFGVHPSHAFTSVETSPEYADRSRLNVLKQAGVARVSIGIQSFQDEELKAIKRRPRQNTIYQALEGIRQMDFPYFNIDLIYGIKGQTVESFLYSLEEALRFQPNELFIYPLYVRQGTGITEREPDDVCFRMYCAACELLQAKGFLQTSMRRFIHHPSTDAEVSCGDEVMLSCGSGGRSYLGDLHYATRYTVCQQCIAREIDEYMATTDFTVARNGFILSAKERQQRFIIKNLMYYMGIDKAEYTRRFGEPLDRTPLFRELAEQHWIEETSDRIRLTSEGLGYSDYIGQLFITPEIRQLMETYSY comes from the coding sequence ATGAATCAACCTCTATCCCGATATGTAGACTATATGTATAGTTATCCGCATAAAACGGCGTACCGTCCTTTTTCAGCTCCGGTTTCGCTGCTCCCATATTTGGAGCAACTGGAAGGTAGAAAGGCGTCACTCTACTTTCATATCCCTTTTTGCAGCCATAAATGCGGATACTGCAACTTATTCTCCCTGCAAACGAACCGTACCGAATATATCACCACTTATCTGGACGCTCTTCACAGACAGGCACAGCAACTTTCACCGCTCATTGCCGGACTGACGTTCGATAGCTTTGCCATTGGTGGCGGTACTCCATTGCTACTGACTGTCCCGCAACTGGAACAACTAATGGCTACTGCCGTTTTATTCGGCGTGCATCCGTCTCATGCCTTTACTTCTGTAGAGACTTCACCGGAATACGCAGACCGTTCGCGGCTCAATGTTTTGAAACAGGCAGGAGTAGCCCGCGTAAGTATCGGCATACAGAGTTTTCAAGATGAAGAACTGAAAGCTATCAAAAGGCGCCCTCGGCAGAACACTATTTATCAAGCGTTGGAAGGCATTCGTCAAATGGATTTTCCCTATTTCAATATCGACTTGATTTATGGCATTAAGGGACAGACGGTAGAAAGTTTCCTCTATTCATTGGAAGAAGCGCTCCGGTTCCAGCCGAACGAACTGTTTATTTATCCGCTATATGTACGTCAGGGTACGGGTATTACCGAACGGGAACCGGATGATGTCTGTTTCCGAATGTATTGTGCCGCCTGCGAGTTATTGCAAGCAAAAGGCTTTCTACAAACATCCATGCGGCGTTTCATTCATCATCCGTCCACTGACGCGGAAGTCTCATGTGGCGATGAGGTAATGCTTTCCTGTGGGTCGGGCGGACGTAGCTATTTGGGTGATTTACACTATGCCACCCGATATACCGTCTGTCAGCAATGCATTGCCCGAGAGATAGACGAATATATGGCAACCACTGATTTCACCGTAGCCCGTAACGGATTTATCCTTTCCGCAAAAGAACGACAGCAGCGTTTTATCATCAAGAATCTGATGTACTATATGGGGATTGACAAGGCTGAATATACCCGACGTTTTGGAGAGCCGCTTGACAGGACTCCGTTGTTTCGCGAACTGGCGGAACAGCACTGGATAGAGGAAACCTCCGACCGTATCCGGCTGACTTCCGAAGGACTTGGTTATTCTGATTATATCGGTCAGTTATTTATCACTCCGGAAATCAGGCAATTAATGGAGACTTATTCCTATTGA
- a CDS encoding STM4011 family radical SAM protein: protein MANEGSLLSVRRIYYRGKLNSCNYTCSYCPFGKKSHPASTMQDKQAWNRFITAIEQWKGEALQLFIIPYGEALIHRYYREGIIQLASLPHVTGISCQTNLSFPADEWLDELRAIPSLRGKIKVWASFHPEMISVEKFVRQLHTLHNAGIQVCAGAVGNPSVKNILADLRSALSPDIYLFINAMQGLKSPLSDDDIRFFTQLDNLFEYDLRNAPAQWENCLGGRSNCFIDWKGDIFACPRSKVKIGNLYQNQKTGQNQKLDTSLSCQRKVCDCYIAFSNLSNHPLHDILGKGTFWRIPDKPLITSVFFDVDGTLTDAQGKVPESYANTLRYMAQSVPLYLATSLSMEQARRKLGKTLFSLFRGGAFADGGLLLYDGQSRCLPVELLPDVNKESAKITAHSYEGQVYKYSMLVYEKGQRENILSQLKAKPYQVFYKPPLITVVHKEAGKKKGVLHICKVLAFPLEQVLIVGNSQKDWEMMSAVTHSCAVMNSEPFLKEHARYTLNPDRLPAFFRFRE, encoded by the coding sequence ATGGCAAATGAAGGCTCTTTACTTTCCGTCCGACGTATATACTATCGGGGCAAATTGAATAGTTGTAACTACACTTGTTCTTATTGTCCTTTCGGCAAGAAGTCTCATCCTGCATCTACAATGCAGGACAAACAGGCATGGAATCGATTTATTACCGCTATTGAACAATGGAAAGGAGAGGCTTTGCAACTATTTATCATTCCCTATGGGGAAGCACTCATACATCGCTATTACAGGGAAGGAATAATACAGCTTGCGTCATTGCCACATGTTACCGGAATTTCCTGTCAGACTAATCTTTCTTTTCCTGCCGACGAATGGCTGGACGAACTTCGGGCAATTCCGTCATTGAGAGGTAAGATAAAAGTTTGGGCTAGCTTTCATCCGGAAATGATTTCAGTAGAGAAATTTGTCCGCCAACTTCATACGCTCCACAATGCGGGAATACAAGTCTGTGCCGGAGCTGTCGGCAATCCGTCAGTAAAAAATATACTTGCTGATTTGCGAAGTGCTCTTTCACCGGATATTTATCTGTTTATTAATGCCATGCAGGGGTTAAAGTCCCCGTTGAGCGATGACGATATTCGTTTTTTTACTCAATTGGATAATCTCTTCGAGTATGATTTGCGAAATGCTCCGGCTCAATGGGAGAATTGCTTGGGGGGAAGAAGTAATTGCTTTATTGACTGGAAAGGAGACATCTTTGCCTGCCCTAGAAGTAAAGTGAAGATAGGCAATCTTTATCAGAATCAAAAAACGGGTCAGAATCAAAAGTTGGATACCTCGCTTTCTTGTCAGAGGAAAGTTTGTGATTGCTACATTGCTTTCAGCAACCTGTCGAATCACCCTCTGCATGACATACTGGGCAAAGGTACATTTTGGCGAATACCGGATAAGCCCTTGATTACTTCCGTTTTTTTTGATGTGGACGGAACATTGACCGATGCACAAGGGAAAGTCCCGGAAAGTTATGCTAATACCTTACGATATATGGCGCAATCTGTCCCATTATATCTGGCTACTTCTTTATCTATGGAACAGGCACGGAGAAAATTAGGAAAGACTCTTTTCAGTTTGTTCAGAGGTGGGGCATTTGCAGATGGCGGATTATTGTTGTATGATGGGCAGAGCCGATGTTTACCGGTTGAATTACTACCGGACGTAAACAAAGAATCTGCAAAGATAACGGCGCATAGCTATGAAGGTCAAGTTTATAAGTATAGCATGCTGGTTTATGAGAAAGGACAGAGGGAGAACATTCTTTCCCAGTTAAAAGCAAAACCTTATCAGGTATTTTATAAACCACCCCTTATCACAGTTGTACATAAAGAAGCCGGCAAAAAGAAAGGAGTGCTCCATATATGTAAAGTTTTAGCTTTCCCTCTGGAGCAAGTATTGATTGTCGGCAACTCGCAGAAAGATTGGGAAATGATGTCGGCAGTAACCCATTCTTGTGCAGTGATGAACTCCGAACCGTTTTTGAAAGAACATGCCCGCTACACGTTGAATCCCGACCGTCTGCCTGCTTTCTTCCGTTTCCGCGAATAG
- a CDS encoding DUF2867 domain-containing protein, which translates to MKVQNNICEGSLITNYLPADYCDSFSKTIVSDKVVTPEVFMDIAFNQSPAWVNGLMALRNAIIKPLGLEVNIRFTDTILERSPNEIVFGMPDKHLTFYASLWCGEKEADGQMFAITTVVEYNNRLGRFYFFFIRPFHKIIMRSILNRVAKQMK; encoded by the coding sequence ATGAAAGTACAAAACAACATATGTGAGGGAAGTCTCATCACCAATTATCTTCCGGCGGATTACTGTGATTCTTTTTCAAAAACAATAGTGAGTGATAAAGTGGTTACTCCCGAAGTATTTATGGATATTGCCTTTAACCAGTCTCCCGCTTGGGTGAACGGGTTGATGGCACTGCGAAATGCAATTATCAAACCGTTGGGGTTGGAAGTCAATATACGTTTTACAGATACGATTCTTGAAAGAAGTCCGAATGAGATTGTTTTCGGCATGCCTGATAAGCACCTGACATTTTACGCATCTTTATGGTGTGGAGAGAAAGAGGCTGACGGACAGATGTTTGCCATTACGACCGTTGTAGAATACAATAACCGGCTGGGACGATTCTACTTCTTCTTTATTCGTCCTTTCCATAAAATTATCATGCGTTCCATACTGAACAGAGTTGCCAAACAAATGAAATAA
- a CDS encoding energy transducer TonB: MKTILQKIIYCFIIGVNVSVSSFPQKTTSNIHWGFLIDENEGITKIYFNKHINQMCREKTEDIFINGTSISKGKVYVPIGSSNFELIYDEAVFYREDRQGKLHKILQDNSIDKASIAWVIEKGKNREIKIDFPKNCPTGDYLLKIKVHNEQGERYEICRWFEAYTSKQVSRRKKPIPIGSGYAPAIGNITEDDEGGVFEVVQNMPEFPGGGLPKLMEFIRQNIKYPQSALQSKLEGRVIVQVVIDKDGSVIQPKILRSINPVLSIDNAFCEEALRIVSIMPKWKPGSQHGIPVKVKFTFPVRFTLPTD; this comes from the coding sequence ATGAAAACAATATTGCAAAAAATTATCTACTGCTTCATTATTGGAGTGAATGTATCAGTTTCATCTTTTCCCCAAAAAACAACTTCTAATATACATTGGGGATTTCTAATAGATGAAAATGAAGGAATAACTAAAATCTATTTTAATAAACACATCAATCAGATGTGCCGTGAAAAAACCGAAGACATTTTCATAAATGGTACAAGTATCTCCAAAGGAAAAGTTTACGTTCCTATTGGTAGTTCTAATTTTGAATTGATTTACGACGAAGCGGTATTTTACCGTGAAGACAGACAAGGAAAATTACATAAAATTCTTCAAGACAACTCTATCGACAAGGCGTCTATTGCTTGGGTGATTGAAAAAGGAAAGAATAGAGAAATAAAAATTGACTTTCCTAAGAACTGCCCTACCGGAGATTATCTATTGAAAATCAAAGTCCATAATGAACAAGGAGAACGTTACGAAATATGCCGTTGGTTTGAGGCATACACATCCAAGCAGGTTTCCCGAAGAAAGAAGCCCATTCCTATAGGTTCCGGATATGCCCCAGCCATAGGGAACATAACTGAAGACGATGAAGGTGGTGTATTTGAAGTGGTGCAAAATATGCCTGAATTTCCCGGTGGCGGTTTACCTAAATTGATGGAATTCATACGACAGAATATTAAATACCCCCAATCGGCGCTACAGAGCAAATTAGAGGGCAGAGTTATTGTACAAGTTGTCATAGATAAAGACGGCAGTGTCATACAACCCAAAATTCTGCGTAGCATTAATCCGGTTTTAAGTATTGACAATGCTTTTTGTGAAGAAGCATTACGCATAGTTTCAATAATGCCTAAATGGAAACCGGGAAGCCAACATGGAATTCCCGTAAAAGTAAAATTTACATTTCCAGTAAGATTTACTTTGCCAACTGATTAA
- a CDS encoding immunoglobulin-like domain-containing protein codes for MKMNILLCILTFCSFVISCANKFKQEEAPQAPINDMVGINDTLGLSLHPEFPVYSTKQKQVTFVLHNNSGTDISFGGYYSYTYEDEKGIWRDVPMQLVVFDEEIKSIRMHVL; via the coding sequence ATGAAAATGAATATTTTGTTATGTATATTGACATTTTGCTCATTTGTTATTAGCTGTGCGAATAAGTTCAAACAAGAAGAGGCTCCACAAGCTCCTATAAACGATATGGTTGGAATAAATGATACGCTGGGACTTTCTTTACACCCGGAATTCCCAGTTTATTCCACAAAACAGAAACAAGTCACTTTCGTATTGCACAACAATAGTGGTACTGATATTAGCTTTGGAGGATATTACAGTTACACTTATGAGGATGAAAAAGGAATATGGAGGGATGTTCCCATGCAGCTTGTTGTATTTGATGAAGAAATTAAAAGCATAAGAATGCACGTTTTATAG